The stretch of DNA GTCGCAACTAAATTTGTCACGGTTACACCATCATAGCTCTTTCCCACAATTGACAACATCAAGATAAATCCAGTCAAACCACGAAGTACCTACCTGCAACTATAGAGGAAGAAATCTCAACAAATCATAACAGTAGTAGACCGTCGCGTACATGAAGGTTGGCAATCGCGTCAAGCATACCAGCGATGGGGCCGCCAAATCAAGAAGATAGTGTTACAGTTGTTGATGCGCATGAAAACACGCGACCTGGAGCACAAATAACCAACCAACTTTTCATAAAGAGTAACCGGGACACAAAAACTCTGGAGCTCCTCAGCAACGCAACACCAATAAAAACGATTGGAGTTGAAGGACTTTTATTCAAAATGACATTGATAGCATTGTTAGAGCAACATCACTAAGACACAAAACTTGCTACACAAAGGGTGAGAGACAAGGGGAATCCCCTTCCCTTCGCCTCACGGTGTCGGAGCAGCGGCTGAAAGCAAAGGGGAGAGGAGATTGATTTTGTGGCAGCTAGGGTTTCTCCACAATGAAGGTTTTATGTCACACACAATCAGTCAATCACTTAGCCTTTCACAGTATGGTCTTATGAACATCTTGTGTTCATGAACCGCAGAAATCTATGAATCTATTGTTCACGTTCCTCTTTTCGTATCCGGTCACAAGTTCCTGTTCAGTAAAATACGCAGTGGAACATCAATCCTCAGCTCTGTTGATCTGTGACTGTTGGATCTCAATCTAACGGTCAGCGATCGCGCCTGAAGCGCTGATCGACAAGTTGCTCCCCCGGCGTTCAGCGCCGACGGGACGGGTCTCGGCCGAGCACCTTCAAACTCGCCTCCTCCACCAGCGCACCCAACAGAAGCCACCTTCCCACCCCCAGTCTCCGCAGGTCACACGCACCCACCGCGCTGCAATGCCGTTCCTGAGCCCCCTCCCGGGCGACGACGCCGACGACTACTACTACGGCTACGACGCCGGGTACcgccgcggcggcggcagcggcaccGGCGGGAAGAGCGCCAAGAAGGACAAGGGCATCTTCTCCTGCCTCCCCTGCTTCGCCCCCTTCTGTAATTGCTTCCCCTCCCTTTCTTGTCCAAGAAGGATTTCATGGCGGCTCTCTTCTAGTCCATGGCGCCGATTTCTTGGCTTTCTTGCTTCGCTGATTCGTGCCTCTTTCTCGTTTCTTTCCGACCAGCGCCCGGGGCGGTGGACCCGATGGCGCaccgccgcctcctctcctccGACTCCAGCGACAGCGACAACGTCGCCGCCACCGACATCACCGCCGATCTCGCCCGCCTCCGCCTGCGCTACTCCCGcctcgccgccggcccgcccgtCCGCCCGCGCGACGTCCCCGCCCTCGTCGCCCGCACGGACGACCCGCCGCTCGCCGTCGCCGCGCTCTCCTGGCTCGGCGGCGACCTGCGCCCGTCCTGCATCCTCGCCCTCCTCCCGGCGCTGTTCCCGTCCCTGCGAACAAGCGAGTCCGAGGGCGACCTCTTCCTCCCCTCCAACGAGCGCCAGTCGCATGCGCTCTCCGCCGCCAGGCGCCGCCTCCAGGCCCGCGAGGCCGCGCTGGACGGCGAGGTGGCCGAGTACCAGTCCACCTACGCCATGAAGCTGGCGTGCGAGAAGACCAAGGAGGGGTTCGCCGAGACGGCGGCCGAGGAGGTGTGCAAGATGGCGCGCGCCGCGCGGCGCGCCGACAAGTTGCGGTGGCGCGCCGTGGAGGCCGCCGTGAAGGAGGTGCTCACGCCGGCGCAGGCCAAGGAGTTCCTCAAGGCCGTCGAGGACGTGTCCGGCAAGGCCGGGCGGCACGGCGCGAGGTGGCAGGCGCGCGCTGGGCCCCTCTCGGTGCCCGCCGAGGCGTTCGAGCGCATGCGTACCAATGCCAGAGCAGCCGCAGATGATGCGTGGTGACCGGACCTCGCCATGGCCTGCTTCTTTGACGATGACTGAAGCCTGTTGGGATAGTTTCGTCGATGAATCTCTCTGCAGCTAATGCTGAAGAGAAAGCTGCTGCAGATTCATGGTGAGCTTCAGATGGTTTTACTTTCAACAAGGGCATTGTATCTGAATCTGTGAACCGACAGCAGTTGTGTGAACCATCGTGAAATCGTGTTAATCGACGTAATATGCTCCTTTTGCCACTTTGAAGGAATATGCTCATAGTAGTTTTGTGAATTGCAGTGTTTCTATCTCGCTTTTTTTTCATGATAATGATAATACTAGTCTTATTAATA from Triticum urartu cultivar G1812 chromosome 3, Tu2.1, whole genome shotgun sequence encodes:
- the LOC125548050 gene encoding uncharacterized protein LOC125548050 gives rise to the protein MPFLSPLPGDDADDYYYGYDAGYRRGGGSGTGGKSAKKDKGIFSCLPCFAPFSPGAVDPMAHRRLLSSDSSDSDNVAATDITADLARLRLRYSRLAAGPPVRPRDVPALVARTDDPPLAVAALSWLGGDLRPSCILALLPALFPSLRTSESEGDLFLPSNERQSHALSAARRRLQAREAALDGEVAEYQSTYAMKLACEKTKEGFAETAAEEVCKMARAARRADKLRWRAVEAAVKEVLTPAQAKEFLKAVEDVSGKAGRHGARWQARAGPLSVPAEAFERMRTNARAAADDAW